The following proteins come from a genomic window of Streptomyces sp. Sge12:
- a CDS encoding ferrochelatase translates to MSDQLCAPDGGSAAPYDALLLLSFGGPEGPDDVVPFLENVTRGRGIPRERLKEVGQHYFGFGGVSPINGQNRELLDALRKDFAGHGLDLPVYWGNRNWAPYLTDVMREMAADGRRRIAVLATSAYASYSGCRQYRENLADALATLAEEGVELPRVDKLRHYFNHPGFVEPMIDGVLASLASLPEEVRSGAHLAFTTHSIPTAAADTSGPVEDHTEGGEGGAYVKQHLDVAKVIADEVAARTGGAHSWELVYQSRSGAPHIPWLEPDICDHLEALHAAGAPAVVMVPIGFVSDHMEVLYDLDTEATAKAAELGLPVRRSATVGADPRFAGAVRELVLERAAKERGEAPAECWVGTLGQSHDRCAVGCCPARGPRPAAAGVDSPYA, encoded by the coding sequence ATGTCAGACCAGCTCTGTGCCCCAGACGGCGGCTCCGCCGCCCCTTACGACGCCCTCCTGCTGCTGTCCTTCGGCGGCCCCGAGGGACCCGACGACGTCGTGCCCTTCCTGGAGAACGTCACCCGCGGCCGCGGCATCCCGCGCGAGCGGCTCAAGGAGGTCGGGCAGCACTACTTCGGGTTCGGCGGGGTCAGCCCGATCAACGGGCAGAACCGCGAACTGCTGGACGCGCTGCGGAAGGACTTCGCCGGGCACGGGCTGGACCTGCCGGTCTACTGGGGCAACCGGAACTGGGCCCCGTACCTGACCGACGTGATGCGGGAGATGGCCGCCGACGGACGCCGCCGCATCGCGGTGCTCGCGACCAGCGCCTACGCCTCGTACTCGGGCTGCCGCCAGTACCGCGAGAACCTCGCCGACGCGCTGGCCACCCTGGCCGAGGAGGGCGTGGAGCTGCCGCGGGTGGACAAGCTGCGCCACTACTTCAACCACCCCGGCTTCGTCGAGCCCATGATCGACGGGGTGCTGGCCTCGCTCGCCTCGCTGCCCGAGGAGGTGCGCTCCGGCGCGCACCTCGCCTTCACCACCCACTCCATCCCGACCGCCGCCGCGGACACCTCCGGGCCCGTGGAGGACCACACCGAGGGCGGCGAGGGCGGGGCGTACGTCAAGCAGCACCTCGACGTCGCCAAGGTGATCGCGGACGAGGTCGCCGCCCGGACCGGGGGCGCGCACTCCTGGGAGCTCGTCTACCAGTCCCGCAGCGGCGCCCCGCACATCCCCTGGCTGGAGCCGGACATCTGCGACCACCTGGAGGCCCTGCACGCCGCCGGTGCGCCCGCCGTCGTCATGGTGCCCATCGGTTTCGTCTCCGACCACATGGAAGTCCTCTACGACCTGGACACCGAGGCCACCGCGAAGGCGGCCGAGCTGGGTCTGCCCGTGCGGCGGTCCGCGACCGTCGGCGCCGATCCGCGCTTCGCCGGGGCGGTACGGGAGCTGGTGCTGGAGCGGGCCGCCAAGGAGCGCGGAGAGGCGCCCGCGGAGTGCTGGGTCGGCACGCTCGGGCAGAGTCATGACCGGTGCGCGGTGGGCTGCTGCCCGGCGCGTGGCCCCCGGCCGGCGGCCGCGGGCGTGGACAGTCCGTACGCGTAG
- a CDS encoding ABC transporter substrate-binding protein, which produces MRHRARTGIPLTLALALAATGCSATTTEDRASAERPSAAATIGSCGRQLSFDRPPERAVALDQASTETLLELGLQDRMAGTANLKTKIPARYRDAYAKVPVIAPKIATGEQLRSATPDFVVAGSADLYTKDRAGTREELAAVQVPAFVSAVDCPQQNEPGKTPFELLFSDYEQLGKVFGSEQRAAALAREQRAAVAEAGANAGRVTAGDGGQPTVVYLYSVFNGMPYVAGRTGLPSEMSRIVGAKNAFDDVAEDWPEVTWEEVAARDPDFIVIGDLGERGRPGDSAAEKRTAMAADPVVSRLKAVRENRIIEVPGIELDPSVRSVHALGLLAAAVKDLGYVR; this is translated from the coding sequence ATGCGCCACCGCGCCCGAACCGGCATTCCCCTCACACTCGCCCTGGCCCTCGCAGCCACGGGCTGCTCCGCCACCACCACCGAGGACCGCGCGTCCGCCGAGCGGCCCTCCGCCGCGGCGACCATCGGCAGTTGCGGCCGGCAGCTCTCCTTCGACCGGCCCCCGGAACGCGCCGTCGCCCTGGACCAGGCCTCGACCGAGACCCTGCTGGAACTGGGGCTCCAGGACCGGATGGCCGGCACGGCCAACCTCAAGACGAAGATCCCCGCGCGCTACCGGGACGCGTACGCCAAGGTCCCGGTCATCGCCCCGAAGATCGCCACCGGTGAGCAACTCCGTTCGGCCACACCCGACTTCGTGGTGGCGGGCTCCGCCGACCTCTACACGAAGGACCGCGCCGGCACCCGCGAGGAACTGGCGGCCGTGCAGGTCCCGGCCTTCGTCAGCGCCGTGGACTGCCCCCAGCAGAACGAGCCCGGGAAGACCCCCTTCGAACTGCTCTTCTCCGACTACGAGCAGCTCGGCAAGGTCTTCGGCAGCGAGCAGCGGGCCGCCGCCCTCGCCCGCGAGCAGCGCGCCGCCGTCGCCGAGGCCGGTGCGAACGCCGGCAGGGTCACCGCGGGGGACGGCGGGCAGCCCACCGTGGTCTACCTCTACTCGGTCTTCAACGGCATGCCGTACGTGGCGGGCCGGACCGGTCTGCCCAGCGAGATGAGCCGGATCGTCGGCGCGAAGAACGCCTTCGACGACGTGGCCGAGGACTGGCCGGAGGTCACCTGGGAGGAAGTCGCCGCGCGGGACCCGGACTTCATCGTGATCGGCGATCTGGGCGAGCGCGGCCGGCCCGGCGACAGCGCCGCCGAGAAGCGCACCGCGATGGCCGCGGACCCGGTGGTCTCCCGGCTGAAGGCGGTGCGCGAGAACCGGATCATCGAGGTGCCGGGCATCGAACTGGACCCCTCCGTACGCTCCGTGCACGCCCTGGGGCTGCTGGCGGCCGCGGTGAAGGACCTCGGGTATGTCCGCTGA
- a CDS encoding MFS transporter — protein MPSPYRAIFATPGTKGFTAAGLLGRMPLSMVGIGVLTMITELGGSYALAGGITATIALSAAAVGPQVSRLVDQYGQRRVLRPATLIAGAAVTGLLVASAGGWPSWTLFVFAVVAGCVPSVGSMVRARWTALFRDTPQLHTAYSFESIVDELCFIIGPPLAATLSAGWFPEAGPVVALVFLVTGVWWLTALTATEPEPHPHQEHTDRSSALRSPGLQVLVATFVATGAIFGSVDVATLAFAEEHGTKSLGGVFLAIWAFGSCLAGIVFGLMHFKGRAEPRWVLGISAMAVSMIPLLLAGNLPFLAVALFVSGLAIAPTMITTMALIEAHVPHAKLTEGMTWISTGLAVGIALGSSVTGWVVDAAGAQTGYVVSVSAGVAAAAVAFAGYRRLTRPAQGEEPATDGDGDSREEQRGTDRVA, from the coding sequence TTGCCCAGTCCCTACCGCGCGATATTCGCGACCCCCGGCACCAAGGGGTTCACAGCCGCCGGCCTCCTGGGCCGGATGCCGCTGTCCATGGTGGGCATCGGTGTCCTCACGATGATCACCGAGCTGGGCGGCAGCTACGCCCTCGCGGGCGGGATCACCGCCACCATCGCCCTGTCCGCCGCCGCGGTGGGCCCGCAGGTGTCGCGGCTGGTGGACCAGTACGGGCAGCGGCGGGTGCTGCGCCCGGCCACCCTGATCGCGGGCGCCGCGGTGACCGGCCTGCTGGTCGCGTCGGCGGGCGGCTGGCCGAGCTGGACCCTCTTCGTCTTCGCCGTCGTCGCCGGATGCGTGCCCAGCGTCGGGTCGATGGTCCGGGCCCGTTGGACGGCCCTGTTCCGCGACACCCCGCAGCTGCACACGGCCTACTCGTTCGAGTCGATCGTCGACGAGCTCTGCTTCATCATCGGCCCGCCGCTGGCCGCGACGCTGTCGGCCGGCTGGTTCCCCGAGGCCGGTCCGGTGGTCGCCCTCGTCTTCCTGGTGACGGGCGTGTGGTGGCTGACGGCCCTCACCGCCACCGAGCCCGAGCCGCATCCGCACCAGGAGCACACGGACCGGTCCTCGGCGCTGCGCTCCCCCGGCCTCCAGGTCCTCGTGGCGACCTTCGTCGCGACCGGCGCGATCTTCGGCTCCGTGGACGTCGCCACCCTGGCCTTCGCCGAGGAGCACGGCACCAAATCCCTCGGTGGGGTGTTCCTGGCGATCTGGGCGTTCGGATCCTGCCTCGCGGGCATCGTCTTCGGCCTCATGCACTTCAAGGGCAGGGCCGAACCCCGCTGGGTACTGGGCATCAGTGCGATGGCCGTGAGTATGATCCCCCTCCTACTGGCCGGGAACTTGCCGTTCTTGGCCGTGGCGCTCTTCGTCTCGGGCCTCGCCATCGCTCCCACGATGATCACCACGATGGCCCTGATCGAGGCGCACGTGCCACACGCGAAGCTGACCGAGGGCATGACCTGGATCAGCACCGGCCTCGCGGTCGGAATCGCGCTCGGGTCCTCCGTGACCGGCTGGGTCGTCGACGCAGCGGGTGCGCAGACCGGGTACGTCGTCTCCGTATCGGCGGGAGTGGCCGCGGCGGCGGTTGCGTTCGCGGGATACCGCCGGCTGACGAGGCCGGCGCAAGGGGAGGAGCCAGCAACCGATGGGGACGGCGACAGCAGGGAAGAGCAGCGGGGGACGGACCGCGTGGCATAA
- a CDS encoding VOC family protein: MTEAAEPTRRTPGTPCWVSLMVHSLGTTEDFYADLFGWEYEPGPEQLGPYVRAVLNGHDVAGIGEMPPDRHLPVAWTTYLATDDADATAESIRACGGTVAVGPLDAGIAGRVAICSDPLGAIFGLWQAQSRMGTRLHGGPGTPVWNELVTQDTSTVGKFYEHVFGHEAQTHATASDDFDYLTLHLEGRPVAAVHGVGRSLPHDRGPHWMAYFEVEDTDVAAARVVELGGRVVDPPREGTRGRQATVADPEGAVFAIVPARR; encoded by the coding sequence ATGACCGAGGCAGCGGAACCAACCCGGCGCACACCCGGTACCCCGTGCTGGGTGAGCCTCATGGTGCACAGCCTCGGGACCACCGAGGACTTCTACGCCGACCTGTTCGGCTGGGAGTACGAACCCGGCCCCGAGCAGCTCGGCCCGTACGTCCGCGCGGTGCTGAACGGCCACGACGTGGCCGGGATCGGCGAGATGCCGCCGGACCGGCATCTTCCGGTGGCCTGGACGACGTACCTCGCCACGGACGACGCCGACGCGACCGCCGAGTCGATCCGCGCCTGCGGCGGCACGGTGGCGGTGGGTCCGCTGGATGCCGGGATCGCCGGGCGGGTGGCGATCTGCTCCGACCCGCTGGGCGCCATCTTCGGCCTGTGGCAGGCGCAGAGCCGGATGGGCACCCGCCTGCACGGCGGGCCGGGCACCCCGGTGTGGAACGAGCTGGTCACCCAGGACACCTCGACGGTCGGGAAGTTCTACGAGCACGTCTTCGGCCACGAGGCGCAGACGCACGCCACGGCCTCGGACGACTTCGACTACCTGACCCTGCACCTGGAGGGCCGTCCCGTGGCGGCGGTGCACGGTGTCGGCCGCTCGCTGCCGCACGACCGGGGACCGCACTGGATGGCGTACTTCGAGGTGGAGGACACCGACGTGGCGGCGGCCCGGGTCGTGGAGCTCGGCGGGCGCGTCGTCGACCCGCCCCGCGAGGGCACGCGCGGCCGGCAGGCGACGGTCGCGGACCCGGAGGGCGCGGTCTTCGCCATCGTGCCGGCCCGGCGCTGA
- a CDS encoding sulfurtransferase, whose amino-acid sequence MTAKSAILSATELRTELAGPRPPVLLDVRWQLGGPDQRPAYEAGHLPGAVYVDLDRELAGPPGSGGRHPLPDPEAFGEAMRRAGVPADGPVVVYDGGLGWAAARAWWLLRWTGHPNVRVLDGGLTAWTASGGAVTADRVTPAEGDFKPTPGAVGLLDADSAALRAREGVLLDARAGERYRGEVEPIDPVGGHIPGALSAPTTENVGPDGRFLPADALRARFEGLGASEGTSVGVYCGSGVSGAHEVLALEVAGIASDLYAGSWSEWSADPARPVATGPDPR is encoded by the coding sequence ATGACTGCGAAATCTGCGATCCTCTCCGCCACCGAACTGAGGACCGAGCTGGCGGGCCCCCGTCCGCCGGTGCTGCTGGACGTCCGCTGGCAGCTCGGCGGCCCCGACCAGCGGCCCGCCTACGAGGCAGGACACCTCCCGGGGGCGGTGTACGTCGACCTCGACCGGGAACTGGCAGGTCCGCCCGGGTCGGGCGGCCGGCACCCGCTGCCGGACCCGGAGGCCTTCGGCGAGGCGATGCGACGGGCGGGCGTCCCGGCGGACGGGCCGGTGGTCGTGTACGACGGCGGTCTGGGCTGGGCGGCCGCCCGGGCGTGGTGGTTGCTGCGCTGGACAGGTCACCCGAACGTGCGGGTTCTGGACGGCGGCCTGACCGCGTGGACGGCGTCCGGTGGCGCGGTGACGGCCGATCGGGTGACTCCGGCGGAGGGCGATTTCAAGCCAACTCCGGGGGCGGTCGGGCTGCTGGACGCGGACTCGGCTGCCCTGCGCGCGCGGGAAGGGGTCCTCCTGGACGCCCGAGCGGGGGAGCGCTACCGGGGCGAGGTGGAGCCCATCGACCCGGTCGGCGGCCACATCCCGGGCGCGCTGTCCGCCCCGACCACGGAAAATGTGGGCCCGGACGGGCGGTTCCTGCCGGCGGACGCCCTGCGCGCCCGGTTCGAGGGGCTCGGCGCGTCCGAGGGGACCTCGGTCGGGGTGTACTGCGGCTCGGGAGTGTCCGGGGCGCACGAGGTACTGGCCCTGGAAGTGGCCGGCATCGCGTCGGACCTCTACGCGGGCAGCTGGTCCGAATGGTCCGCCGACCCGGCCCGCCCGGTGGCCACGGGCCCGGACCCCCGGTAG
- a CDS encoding D-arabinono-1,4-lactone oxidase, whose amino-acid sequence MGTATAGKSSGGRTAWHNWAGNITATPARVVTPASVGELQEAVRRAAEDGLRVKAVGTGHSFTAAAATDGVLVRPQALAGIRSIDRAAGTVTVAAGTVLKDLNRALAAEGLSLTNMGDIMEQTVSGATSTGTHGTGRDSASLSAQIRGLELVTADGRLLICSEKENPEVFAAARLGIGALGIVTAITFAVEPIFFLTAREEPMGFDRVTAEFEEHFAENEHFEFYWFPHTGNCNTKRNNRSQGPAAPPGPVSAWIEDELLSNGLFQAVNSLGRAVPATIPSIARVASRALSARTYTDIPYKVFTSPRRVRFVEMEYALPRERVPLALRELRAMVDRSGLRISFPVEVRTAPADDITLSTASGRDTAYIAVHMYRGTPYQGYFTAAERIFTAHGGRPHWGKVHTRDAQYFSEVYPRFGEFTALRDRLDPDRVFGNDYLRRVLGD is encoded by the coding sequence ATGGGGACGGCGACAGCAGGGAAGAGCAGCGGGGGACGGACCGCGTGGCATAACTGGGCGGGCAACATCACCGCCACACCGGCCCGCGTGGTGACCCCGGCCTCGGTCGGGGAGCTCCAGGAGGCGGTCCGCCGGGCCGCCGAGGACGGGCTGCGGGTGAAGGCGGTCGGCACCGGCCACTCCTTCACCGCGGCCGCCGCGACCGACGGGGTGCTCGTACGCCCGCAGGCCCTCGCCGGGATCCGGTCGATCGACCGGGCCGCGGGCACCGTCACCGTGGCGGCGGGCACGGTCCTCAAGGACCTCAACCGGGCCCTGGCCGCGGAGGGCCTCTCGCTCACCAACATGGGCGACATCATGGAGCAGACGGTCTCCGGCGCCACCAGCACCGGCACCCACGGCACCGGCCGCGACTCGGCCTCCCTCTCCGCCCAGATCCGGGGCCTGGAGCTGGTCACCGCCGACGGGCGGCTGCTGATCTGCTCCGAGAAGGAGAATCCCGAGGTCTTCGCGGCGGCCCGGCTGGGCATCGGCGCGCTCGGCATCGTCACCGCGATCACCTTCGCCGTGGAGCCGATCTTCTTCCTGACCGCCCGGGAGGAGCCGATGGGGTTCGACCGGGTGACGGCCGAGTTCGAGGAACACTTCGCGGAGAACGAGCACTTCGAGTTCTACTGGTTCCCGCACACCGGCAACTGCAACACCAAGCGGAACAACCGCAGCCAAGGCCCGGCCGCCCCGCCCGGACCGGTGAGCGCCTGGATCGAGGACGAGTTGCTCTCCAACGGCCTCTTCCAGGCCGTCAACTCGCTGGGCCGCGCGGTCCCGGCCACCATCCCCTCCATCGCCCGCGTCGCCAGCCGCGCCCTGTCGGCGCGCACCTACACGGACATCCCGTACAAGGTGTTCACCAGCCCGCGCCGGGTGCGGTTCGTGGAGATGGAGTACGCACTCCCGCGCGAGCGGGTGCCCCTGGCGCTGCGCGAACTGCGGGCGATGGTCGACCGCTCGGGGCTGCGGATCAGCTTCCCCGTGGAGGTGCGCACGGCACCGGCGGACGACATCACGCTGTCGACGGCGTCCGGCCGCGACACGGCGTACATCGCGGTGCACATGTACAGGGGCACCCCCTACCAGGGCTACTTCACGGCGGCCGAGCGCATCTTCACCGCGCACGGCGGGCGTCCGCACTGGGGCAAGGTGCACACGCGGGACGCGCAGTACTTCTCCGAGGTCTACCCGCGGTTCGGTGAGTTCACCGCGCTGCGCGACCGCCTCGACCCGGACCGGGTCTTCGGCAACGACTACCTGCGGCGGGTCCTGGGCGACTGA
- the sepH gene encoding septation protein SepH, protein MPELRVVAVSNDGTRLVLKAADSTEYTLPIDERLRAAVRNDRARLNQIEIEVESHLRPRDIQARIRAGASAEEVAQLAGIPVDRVRRFEGPVLAERAFMAERARKTPVRRPGENTGPQLGEAVQERLTLRGAEKESVQWDSWRRDDGTWEVLLVYRVAGEPHSASWTYDPPRRLVVAVDDEARSLIGESEDLPAAPEPSFPFVPRIARLPRDRPLDRALDRQLERAENRPAPAPEPEEERDTLTSLLEAVPSFRGDMVVPERTEAPDTEPEAEEPPAPAASAGAGAAYADVLMPRTVAGHRDRLTGTTDRQAEADGVRPGRRAAVPSWDEIVFGTRRKKQE, encoded by the coding sequence ATGCCCGAACTGCGTGTCGTGGCCGTCTCAAATGACGGCACACGACTGGTGCTCAAGGCTGCGGACAGCACGGAGTACACGCTTCCGATCGACGAGCGGCTCCGGGCCGCCGTCCGCAACGATCGCGCGCGCCTGAACCAGATCGAGATCGAGGTGGAGAGCCACCTCCGCCCCCGCGACATCCAGGCCCGCATACGAGCCGGTGCCTCCGCGGAGGAGGTCGCTCAGCTCGCCGGCATCCCCGTCGACCGCGTACGCCGCTTCGAGGGTCCGGTGCTCGCCGAGCGCGCGTTCATGGCCGAGCGCGCCCGCAAGACCCCCGTGCGCCGTCCCGGCGAGAACACCGGGCCCCAGCTCGGCGAGGCCGTGCAGGAGCGGCTGACCCTGCGCGGCGCCGAGAAGGAATCCGTCCAGTGGGACTCCTGGCGCCGCGACGACGGCACCTGGGAGGTCCTCCTCGTCTACCGGGTCGCGGGCGAACCGCACTCGGCGAGCTGGACCTACGACCCGCCGCGCCGCCTGGTCGTGGCCGTCGACGACGAGGCCCGTTCGCTGATCGGCGAGTCGGAGGACCTGCCGGCGGCGCCGGAGCCGAGCTTCCCCTTCGTACCGAGGATCGCGCGGCTTCCGCGTGACCGGCCGCTGGACCGCGCCCTGGACCGGCAGCTGGAACGGGCCGAGAACCGGCCGGCGCCCGCGCCGGAACCGGAGGAGGAACGGGACACCCTGACCAGCCTGCTGGAAGCCGTCCCGAGCTTCCGCGGCGACATGGTCGTCCCGGAGCGCACCGAGGCCCCGGACACGGAACCGGAGGCGGAGGAGCCGCCGGCCCCCGCCGCCTCGGCGGGCGCGGGCGCCGCGTACGCCGATGTCCTGATGCCCCGTACGGTGGCGGGTCACCGCGACCGGCTGACCGGCACCACCGACCGGCAGGCCGAGGCCGACGGGGTTCGCCCCGGGCGCCGTGCGGCCGTACCGAGCTGGGACGAGATCGTCTTCGGCACCCGGCGCAAGAAGCAGGAGTAG
- a CDS encoding ABC transporter ATP-binding protein: protein MRITAEGLGWSASGTPVVRGVGLDIAPGETVGLVGPNGSGKSSLLRCLAGLRVPDTGTVRYDGLPVRDWSARRIARRVAFVEQDSGLDTDLSVADVVGLGRTPFRDRWRGPDATDRAVVAAALDRMGLTGLAGRSWRGLSGGERQRAHIARALAQQPYALLLDEPTNHLDVRHRLELMELLAGTGQTVLVALHDLTLAARHCDRLLLMHDGRLIAAGTPAAVLTPEHLARIFEVDAELATDALGRPAVCYRGPLRSAAPVPTSPPALAPVPTPREGTS from the coding sequence GTGAGGATCACCGCCGAAGGACTGGGCTGGTCGGCCTCGGGCACGCCCGTCGTGCGCGGGGTCGGCCTGGACATCGCGCCGGGCGAGACGGTCGGCCTGGTCGGCCCCAACGGCTCGGGCAAGTCCTCGCTGCTCCGCTGCCTGGCCGGGCTGCGCGTGCCCGACACGGGCACGGTGCGCTACGACGGCCTGCCCGTACGGGACTGGAGCGCCCGGCGGATCGCCCGGCGGGTCGCCTTCGTCGAGCAGGACTCCGGACTCGACACCGACCTGAGCGTCGCCGACGTCGTGGGGCTGGGCCGGACGCCCTTCCGCGACCGCTGGCGCGGACCCGACGCCACCGACCGGGCGGTCGTCGCCGCCGCGCTGGACCGCATGGGCCTGACGGGGCTCGCCGGACGCTCCTGGCGGGGGCTGTCGGGCGGCGAGCGGCAGCGCGCCCACATCGCCCGCGCGCTCGCCCAGCAACCGTACGCCCTGCTGCTCGACGAACCCACCAACCACCTGGACGTCAGGCATCGGTTGGAGCTCATGGAGCTGCTCGCCGGCACCGGGCAGACGGTCCTGGTCGCGCTGCACGACCTCACCCTGGCCGCCCGCCACTGCGACCGGCTGCTGCTCATGCACGACGGCCGCCTGATCGCCGCCGGGACCCCGGCCGCCGTCCTCACGCCCGAGCACCTCGCCCGGATCTTCGAGGTGGACGCCGAACTGGCCACCGACGCCCTGGGGCGGCCCGCCGTCTGCTACCGGGGGCCGCTGCGCAGCGCCGCACCCGTACCCACGTCCCCTCCCGCACTCGCACCCGTACCGACACCCCGCGAAGGAACCTCATGA
- a CDS encoding FecCD family ABC transporter permease, protein MSAEPGVVDLLLPAARDVRVAGAPPSRARGGPRGGAARAGLLLAGVLVLAVSVAASTRIGAADVGWTDLGRVLGARLGLGTAPLPPLLDSLVWDLRLPRVLMAALVGASLAVCGTVLQAVTRNALADPYLLGVSSGASAGAVTAAVLPLALAGPGAGTLGVTGGALVGAVLSFGLLLALLRRTGLDSVRIVLTGVVVGQLFTALTSLVLMASADADTTRALTHWLLGSMAPARWDAVAVCALVTPLGLAAAWLCANALDGLAFGADTAASLGIGVRRTRMLLLVMTAVLTSVAVATVGAIGFVGLIVPHGVRLVVGPLHRVLLPHAALAGAVFLVWTDALARVAFAPREIPVGVITALLGVPLFLLVLRRKGEL, encoded by the coding sequence ATGTCCGCTGAGCCGGGGGTGGTGGACCTGCTGCTTCCGGCCGCCCGCGACGTCCGGGTGGCCGGCGCGCCGCCCTCGCGTGCCCGGGGCGGGCCCCGCGGCGGTGCGGCCCGGGCGGGGCTCCTCCTCGCCGGGGTGCTCGTACTCGCCGTCTCGGTGGCGGCCAGCACCCGGATCGGCGCCGCCGACGTGGGATGGACCGACCTCGGCCGGGTGCTCGGGGCCCGGCTGGGGCTCGGCACCGCACCGCTGCCGCCGCTGCTGGACTCGCTGGTCTGGGACCTGCGGCTGCCGCGGGTCCTGATGGCGGCGCTGGTCGGCGCCTCGCTCGCGGTGTGCGGCACCGTACTGCAGGCCGTGACCCGCAACGCGCTGGCCGACCCGTACCTGCTCGGGGTGTCCTCCGGCGCCTCGGCCGGGGCCGTCACCGCGGCCGTCCTGCCCCTGGCCCTGGCCGGGCCGGGCGCCGGCACGCTCGGGGTGACCGGCGGCGCGCTCGTCGGCGCCGTGCTCTCCTTCGGGCTGCTGCTGGCGCTGCTGCGCCGCACCGGCCTGGACTCGGTCCGCATCGTCCTCACCGGTGTGGTCGTGGGGCAGCTCTTCACCGCCCTGACCTCCTTGGTCCTGATGGCCTCCGCCGACGCCGACACCACGCGCGCCCTCACCCACTGGCTGCTGGGCTCGATGGCTCCGGCCCGCTGGGACGCCGTCGCGGTCTGTGCACTCGTCACCCCGCTCGGGCTCGCGGCCGCCTGGCTGTGCGCGAACGCCCTCGACGGCCTCGCGTTCGGTGCGGACACCGCCGCCTCGCTGGGCATCGGCGTACGGCGCACCCGGATGCTGCTGCTCGTGATGACGGCCGTGCTGACCTCGGTGGCGGTGGCCACCGTCGGCGCCATCGGCTTCGTCGGGCTGATCGTCCCGCACGGGGTGCGCCTGGTCGTCGGCCCGCTGCACCGGGTCCTGCTCCCGCACGCGGCGCTCGCGGGCGCGGTGTTCCTCGTGTGGACCGATGCCCTGGCCCGGGTCGCCTTCGCACCGCGCGAGATCCCGGTCGGCGTGATCACCGCACTGCTCGGGGTCCCCCTGTTCCTCCTCGTCCTGCGCAGGAAGGGGGAGCTGTGA
- a CDS encoding MFS transporter, producing the protein MATTPQPGTTGTTETGPPPARSVLRDTAFLRLWAGTTASGLATWALPFVLGLAVLHRELGAAGLGLVLAARTAGFLAAVAVGGVLADRHSRRAVVFWSALAAAAAAPLLALGLGRSLVLMTLAAALAGAGQGACRPAFQALTAETVAVGHRQQANAAMTMAIRTSTLAGPTLTALLAAFVDAGTLLLGIGLLWLVAALLPGRGATAPRADAVSAAPAAAPRASLRAEFVDGIREARRHPWFLAGLGALTAVIALGYSATGVALPLVSRDRYGTEWVLAAAMTAYTVGALGGALVTARRRPRSQGWSALAGLALYGFAPLSLMLPVHPAVVVAAYAVAGIGIELFNVPWFTATQREVAPDKLARVSSLDFLLSYGLAPVGLALMAPAIGVFGVTAVLAVCAGACFLVPAAAALVPTARHFGRAPGPRTD; encoded by the coding sequence GTGGCGACCACACCCCAGCCCGGGACGACCGGAACGACCGAGACCGGTCCGCCGCCCGCCCGTTCCGTCCTGCGCGACACCGCGTTCCTGCGCCTGTGGGCGGGCACCACCGCCTCCGGACTCGCGACCTGGGCCCTGCCCTTCGTCCTCGGGCTCGCGGTCCTGCACCGGGAACTCGGCGCCGCCGGCCTGGGCCTGGTCCTCGCCGCCCGGACGGCCGGCTTCCTCGCCGCCGTCGCCGTCGGCGGCGTGCTGGCGGACCGTCACTCACGCCGCGCCGTCGTGTTCTGGTCCGCCCTCGCGGCCGCGGCCGCCGCCCCGCTGCTCGCCCTCGGACTCGGCCGGTCGCTGGTGCTGATGACCCTGGCCGCCGCCCTCGCGGGCGCCGGGCAGGGTGCCTGCCGCCCCGCCTTCCAGGCACTCACCGCCGAGACCGTCGCCGTCGGCCACAGGCAGCAGGCCAACGCCGCCATGACCATGGCGATCCGGACCTCCACGCTGGCGGGCCCCACCCTGACGGCGCTGCTCGCGGCCTTCGTCGACGCCGGCACCCTGCTGCTGGGGATCGGCCTGCTCTGGCTGGTCGCCGCCCTCCTGCCGGGCCGGGGCGCCACCGCACCGCGTGCCGACGCGGTATCAGCCGCCCCCGCCGCCGCCCCGCGCGCATCGCTGCGCGCCGAGTTCGTCGACGGGATACGCGAGGCCCGCCGGCACCCCTGGTTCCTCGCCGGACTCGGCGCCCTGACCGCCGTGATCGCGCTCGGCTATTCCGCCACCGGCGTCGCGCTGCCCCTCGTCAGCCGGGACCGCTACGGCACCGAGTGGGTTCTGGCCGCGGCCATGACCGCCTACACCGTGGGCGCGCTCGGCGGGGCCCTGGTCACCGCCCGCAGGCGGCCGCGCTCGCAGGGCTGGAGCGCCCTCGCCGGACTGGCCCTCTACGGCTTCGCGCCGCTGAGCCTGATGCTGCCGGTCCACCCGGCCGTGGTGGTCGCCGCCTACGCCGTGGCCGGCATCGGGATCGAGCTGTTCAACGTGCCCTGGTTCACGGCGACCCAGCGCGAGGTCGCGCCGGACAAGCTCGCCCGGGTCTCCTCGCTGGACTTCCTGCTGTCCTACGGCCTCGCCCCGGTGGGCCTCGCCCTGATGGCCCCGGCCATCGGCGTCTTCGGCGTCACTGCGGTGCTGGCCGTGTGCGCCGGGGCCTGCTTCCTCGTCCCCGCCGCGGCCGCCCTCGTACCGACCGCCCGCCACTTCGGGCGGGCGCCCGGGCCGAGGACGGACTGA